In Streptomyces sp. NBC_00091, the following proteins share a genomic window:
- a CDS encoding caspase family protein codes for MGTGRYCHLPPEDQLDSVPPDIRATASLFADFGYECVLSGLGEYDGAEQLRQKLSHWSADTKLSDDDVVVVYFAGHGAVEERDRHYLLCWDTRDTDLAATALATEDLVRILCKGGLRHLLLILDTCSAGAGTAEASAAALQTIIYRGAAADASAGLWFLASARRKELALDGAFVSVLGEAIATTTERTGQRQQYLDLTELVKAVNERFDAAGRGQRAELASALVTGLAPFLANSGYREELPPAGTDLEVQGRVAARELAEHFGPRSRGVEFESEQGLYFSGRVNVLAELAAWLTAEEGDGRGRVVTGVPGCGKSAVLGRIVALSDPAYRARLDLSDVDPSTVVPKNCVTAAVHARHKRLEEIVERIASALGTEADGAATLLQELTRRGRQGPPLVIVVDAVDEAGSDTAADAGGHGEPRRITRELLRPMAEIQGVRLLVGTRRELVTPLGPTFTCMDLDREEYRAGIEDVTAYVARVLLAAEEAEVRTPYRDRRGLAWTVARGVADKAAGVYLYARMTARTLRSDEVPVDVGRLGWEENLPSEVGDAFDDYLARFGPDEPRVRRMLLALAFSEGKGLPRGRVWTGLSSAISGVPCSEEDVSWALDVAAAYIAEVVDDDRRSAYRLYHKALAEHLRATAAQGAPDIQHAVVDALTGLVPQAAAQQPDWFAAVPYVRQHLATHAVAAGRLAELMEDPGFLLASEPLTLLRAFAAMEGEGVPGVRGAYEQIAHRLTPDTPLGDRAADLQLSARRCQADRLADRVDELAVARPWSTAWAWWSTSGAHRLLGGHDRPVGCVAVGALDGRPIAVTGSEDSTARVWDLTTQRQIGEPLPVGIPVNALAIGELGDYTVALTGGDDGTVRVWDLSAGQEYGEPLGGHTNRILSIAMGEVHGRPMVLTGSSDGTARLWDLQDRRQLGRPLAAHRRSVRAVDLGRLDGRPIALTGGDDKAVHVWDLDEVLEGGDARLDGNPLIGPAGDVQAVCAAELDGRSIALVGDSTGMLSCWDLAGRRQIGEPVEAHTEDSYASGLKSAVVGEFGGRPVVLTSSRQGARLWDLRTLRQLGQPMRGHLDTMTAGALAVRGEASLAVTVGADHTARIWDLAADQPDLGHTRSVSATAFCEMGGRPLVVTGGVDGTARVWDLRTRKQLGAALEGHTGDVRAVAATVFQGRLIVATGGSDTRVRLWVRTEGRIEGAELAGHTNAVACVAFGSLAARPVLISGSEDGTVLIWDVESGAPLGLPLTGHVGDVQHLAVRCDGGALEVAVATSLAHAYVWRVAPGADGPSARRLGHRSVRDLFRYARTVGVAFHHGRAVVLAAMEGNNIHVREVVSGDLVAGPFPGHAGGYIGATFVRLGTESLVATSGDVNQVRVWRAERYGEEGPLPEPAWRLGPVNRYAPPVFGRVDGAAVVITTGYPEVSVWDLSGMHPVGEPLCGAEKSLVSADIIDGPDGRPMVVTGSSTGVVRQHDLTDGSRVAPQLTHEGSLRHISTVQVDGQTMVIRCNWAVTEAWDVVTRRRLVKRPGAAHMTHTFRSGDRQVMVSADEDNVLEAWDLHTQATVCGPMSGHTFMVSALRDLMVDGVHTLASASHDGTVRLWNLETGNPVGAPMTGYVLGATALELVRLDGTELAVIGSGDGHLHVRRLDGGRMVVGEFPPFASAVSAIRFAEVRGVPTLVAADRHGLLRVGRMNTFAWTSEINVGSSINGFSVDREGHICVATDMGVVALTLTEVRP; via the coding sequence ATGGGTACCGGCAGGTACTGCCACCTCCCCCCGGAGGATCAGCTCGACTCGGTCCCCCCGGACATCCGCGCCACGGCCTCCCTCTTCGCGGACTTCGGCTACGAATGCGTACTCTCCGGACTGGGCGAGTACGACGGAGCCGAACAGCTGCGCCAGAAGCTGAGCCACTGGTCCGCGGACACCAAGCTCTCGGACGACGACGTCGTGGTGGTCTACTTCGCCGGCCACGGCGCCGTCGAGGAACGCGACCGGCACTACCTGCTGTGCTGGGACACCCGCGATACCGACCTGGCCGCCACCGCCCTGGCCACGGAGGACCTCGTACGCATCCTCTGCAAGGGCGGACTGCGCCACCTCCTGCTGATCCTCGACACCTGTTCGGCCGGCGCCGGCACGGCGGAGGCCTCGGCCGCCGCCCTCCAGACGATCATCTACCGCGGAGCCGCCGCCGACGCCTCCGCCGGCCTCTGGTTCCTGGCCTCCGCCCGGCGCAAGGAGCTCGCCCTCGACGGCGCCTTCGTCTCCGTCCTCGGCGAGGCCATCGCGACCACGACCGAGCGGACCGGGCAGCGCCAGCAGTACCTCGACCTCACCGAACTGGTGAAGGCGGTCAACGAACGCTTCGACGCCGCCGGCCGGGGCCAGCGGGCCGAGCTGGCCAGCGCCCTGGTCACCGGACTCGCCCCGTTCCTCGCCAACTCCGGCTACCGCGAGGAGTTACCGCCGGCCGGCACGGACCTTGAGGTCCAGGGGCGGGTCGCCGCCAGGGAACTCGCCGAGCACTTCGGACCCCGCTCGCGCGGGGTCGAGTTCGAATCGGAACAGGGCCTCTACTTCAGCGGCCGGGTCAACGTGCTCGCCGAGCTGGCCGCCTGGCTGACGGCAGAGGAGGGGGACGGCCGGGGCCGCGTCGTCACCGGCGTCCCCGGCTGCGGCAAGTCCGCCGTCCTCGGCCGGATCGTCGCCCTCTCCGACCCCGCCTACCGGGCCCGCCTCGACCTCAGCGACGTCGACCCGAGCACCGTGGTCCCGAAGAACTGCGTGACCGCGGCCGTCCACGCCCGCCACAAACGCCTCGAGGAGATCGTCGAGCGCATCGCGTCGGCCCTCGGCACGGAGGCGGACGGCGCCGCCACCCTCCTCCAGGAACTCACCCGGCGCGGCCGCCAGGGACCCCCGCTGGTCATCGTGGTCGACGCCGTGGACGAGGCCGGATCCGACACGGCCGCCGACGCGGGCGGACACGGCGAACCCCGCCGCATCACCCGCGAACTGCTGCGCCCGATGGCGGAGATCCAGGGCGTACGCCTCCTCGTGGGCACCCGGCGCGAACTGGTGACCCCGCTCGGCCCCACCTTCACGTGCATGGACCTGGACCGGGAGGAGTACCGGGCGGGGATCGAGGACGTCACGGCCTACGTCGCCCGCGTCCTGCTCGCCGCAGAGGAGGCAGAGGTACGCACCCCGTACAGGGACCGCCGCGGACTGGCCTGGACCGTCGCGCGCGGCGTGGCCGACAAGGCGGCCGGGGTCTACCTCTACGCCCGTATGACGGCCCGTACGCTGCGCTCCGACGAAGTACCCGTGGACGTCGGCCGGCTGGGCTGGGAGGAGAACCTGCCCAGCGAGGTCGGCGACGCCTTCGACGACTACCTCGCCCGCTTCGGCCCCGACGAGCCCCGGGTGCGCCGCATGCTGCTGGCCTTGGCGTTCTCCGAGGGCAAGGGGCTGCCGCGCGGCCGGGTGTGGACCGGGCTCAGCTCCGCCATCTCCGGAGTCCCCTGCTCGGAGGAGGACGTCAGCTGGGCCCTCGACGTCGCCGCGGCGTACATCGCGGAGGTGGTTGACGACGACCGCCGCTCAGCGTATCGGCTCTACCACAAGGCCCTCGCGGAGCATCTGCGCGCGACGGCCGCTCAGGGCGCGCCCGACATCCAGCACGCGGTCGTCGATGCCCTGACGGGCCTCGTGCCCCAGGCGGCGGCACAGCAGCCGGACTGGTTCGCTGCCGTGCCCTACGTACGACAGCACCTCGCGACCCACGCCGTCGCGGCCGGACGGCTGGCGGAGCTGATGGAGGACCCCGGCTTCCTGCTGGCCAGCGAACCGCTCACACTGCTGCGGGCGTTCGCCGCCATGGAGGGTGAAGGCGTCCCGGGGGTGCGCGGCGCCTACGAGCAGATCGCTCACCGGCTCACCCCCGACACCCCGCTCGGGGATCGCGCGGCCGACCTCCAGCTTTCGGCGCGCCGCTGCCAGGCCGACCGTCTGGCCGACCGGGTGGACGAACTCGCCGTGGCCCGCCCGTGGTCGACCGCCTGGGCCTGGTGGTCCACCAGCGGGGCCCACCGTCTGCTGGGCGGCCACGACCGGCCGGTGGGCTGCGTCGCGGTGGGCGCCCTCGACGGCCGACCCATCGCGGTCACGGGCAGCGAGGACTCCACGGCGCGGGTGTGGGACCTGACGACCCAGCGCCAGATCGGCGAGCCGCTCCCGGTCGGGATCCCCGTGAACGCCCTCGCGATCGGTGAACTCGGGGACTACACGGTCGCCCTGACCGGCGGTGACGACGGGACGGTCCGGGTCTGGGATCTTTCGGCCGGCCAGGAGTACGGGGAGCCGCTCGGCGGCCATACGAACCGGATCCTGTCGATCGCCATGGGTGAGGTGCACGGCCGCCCCATGGTGCTGACAGGGAGCTCGGACGGCACGGCCCGCCTGTGGGACCTCCAGGACCGGCGCCAGCTGGGCCGACCGCTGGCCGCGCACCGCAGGTCGGTCCGCGCCGTGGACCTCGGCAGGCTCGACGGCCGTCCGATCGCGCTCACGGGGGGCGATGACAAAGCCGTCCATGTGTGGGACCTGGACGAGGTACTGGAGGGAGGGGACGCCCGGCTCGACGGAAATCCGCTGATCGGCCCTGCCGGTGACGTGCAGGCGGTGTGCGCTGCCGAACTGGACGGGCGCTCGATCGCTTTGGTGGGGGACTCGACCGGCATGCTCAGCTGCTGGGACCTCGCAGGCCGGCGGCAGATCGGCGAGCCCGTCGAGGCGCACACCGAGGATTCCTACGCCAGCGGTCTGAAGTCCGCGGTCGTAGGTGAGTTCGGGGGTCGTCCGGTAGTGCTGACGAGTTCTCGGCAAGGTGCACGGCTCTGGGACCTGCGAACGCTGCGTCAACTCGGCCAGCCGATGCGCGGCCATCTCGACACCATGACCGCCGGGGCCCTCGCCGTCCGGGGCGAGGCCTCACTCGCCGTGACCGTGGGCGCGGACCACACCGCGCGGATCTGGGACCTGGCAGCGGACCAGCCTGACCTGGGACACACCCGGTCGGTGTCCGCCACTGCCTTCTGCGAGATGGGAGGGCGGCCCCTCGTAGTCACTGGAGGGGTGGACGGCACGGCCCGGGTGTGGGATCTGCGTACCCGCAAGCAGCTGGGCGCGGCCCTGGAGGGTCACACCGGGGACGTGAGAGCGGTGGCCGCCACCGTGTTCCAGGGCCGGTTGATCGTGGCGACCGGCGGATCGGACACGAGGGTCCGGTTGTGGGTCCGGACGGAGGGCCGCATCGAGGGCGCCGAACTTGCGGGTCACACGAACGCGGTCGCCTGCGTAGCCTTCGGCTCTCTGGCGGCCAGACCCGTCCTGATCAGCGGAAGCGAGGACGGTACCGTCCTGATCTGGGACGTGGAGTCCGGGGCGCCGCTCGGCCTTCCGCTGACGGGTCACGTGGGCGATGTCCAGCATCTGGCCGTACGGTGCGACGGCGGTGCGCTGGAGGTCGCCGTGGCGACCAGCCTCGCCCACGCGTACGTGTGGAGGGTCGCACCGGGAGCCGACGGCCCCAGTGCCCGCAGGCTGGGACACCGAAGCGTGAGGGACCTGTTCCGCTACGCCAGAACCGTAGGGGTGGCCTTCCATCACGGACGGGCCGTGGTGCTCGCCGCGATGGAGGGCAACAACATCCATGTCCGTGAGGTCGTCAGTGGTGACCTGGTCGCGGGCCCGTTCCCGGGGCATGCCGGAGGGTACATCGGGGCGACTTTCGTACGGCTGGGCACAGAGTCGCTCGTCGCCACGAGTGGTGACGTCAATCAGGTGCGCGTCTGGCGTGCGGAGAGGTACGGCGAGGAGGGGCCGCTTCCCGAACCGGCTTGGCGCCTGGGGCCGGTGAACAGGTATGCCCCTCCGGTTTTCGGCCGGGTGGACGGGGCGGCGGTCGTCATCACCACCGGATATCCGGAGGTCTCGGTCTGGGACCTTAGCGGGATGCACCCCGTCGGCGAACCGCTCTGCGGAGCCGAAAAGAGTTTGGTGTCCGCCGACATCATCGACGGACCGGACGGCCGGCCGATGGTCGTGACCGGAAGTAGCACAGGTGTCGTCCGTCAGCACGATCTGACAGACGGGAGCCGGGTGGCACCGCAGCTCACGCACGAAGGCTCCCTCCGCCACATCTCGACAGTCCAGGTGGACGGACAGACCATGGTGATCCGTTGCAACTGGGCGGTGACGGAGGCCTGGGACGTCGTGACCCGCCGACGGCTGGTGAAGCGGCCCGGCGCCGCACACATGACGCACACCTTCCGTTCGGGTGACCGGCAGGTCATGGTGTCGGCCGACGAGGACAACGTTCTGGAGGCCTGGGATCTGCACACCCAGGCGACGGTGTGCGGGCCGATGTCCGGGCATACGTTCATGGTGTCGGCCTTGCGCGACCTGATGGTCGACGGCGTCCACACCCTGGCGAGCGCCTCGCACGACGGCACCGTACGGCTGTGGAACCTGGAGACCGGCAACCCTGTGGGCGCCCCGATGACCGGCTACGTACTAGGCGCCACCGCCCTCGAGCTGGTGCGCCTCGACGGGACCGAGCTCGCCGTCATCGGATCGGGCGACGGCCACCTCCACGTCCGCAGGCTCGACGGCGGCCGGATGGTGGTGGGGGAGTTCCCGCCGTTCGCCTCTGCGGTCAGCGCGATCCGCTTCGCCGAGGTCCGGGGCGTCCCGACCTTGGTCGCCGCCGACCGGCACGGCCTGCTGCGGGTCGGGCGCATGAACACCTTCGCCTGGACTTCCGAGATCAACGTCGGCAGCAGCATCAACGGCTTCTCCGTCGACCGCGAAGGCCACATCTGCGTGGCCACCGACATGGGCGTCGTCGCCCTGACCCTGACGGAGGTGCGGCCGTGA
- a CDS encoding alpha/beta hydrolase: protein MSRIVFVHGIAQETVGPESLLAEWYPALCDGLVLAGGEKPARDEVAMAFYGDLFRQAGHRGIGSPELDASDVEDGIERELLLQWWEYAARLDPRVSGPGDRTRARTPHPVQRALEALSHSAFFAGVGERLMIGAARQVRRYFTEPQTRAAVRERFERALGDRTEVVVAHSLGSVVAYEALCARPDRPDVTLVTLGSPLGVRNLVFDRLLPPPHAGRARWPAPVRRWVNIADRGDLVALAKELGPLFGDRVRDVPIHNGAKAHDVRPYLTARESGEAIGAALAGRSS from the coding sequence GTGAGCCGGATCGTGTTCGTGCACGGCATCGCCCAGGAGACCGTGGGACCCGAGTCGCTGCTCGCCGAGTGGTATCCCGCGCTCTGCGACGGGCTCGTACTCGCGGGCGGGGAGAAACCGGCGCGGGACGAGGTCGCGATGGCCTTCTACGGGGACCTCTTCCGGCAGGCCGGTCACCGGGGCATCGGGTCGCCCGAGCTCGACGCCTCGGACGTGGAGGACGGCATCGAGCGCGAACTCCTGCTCCAGTGGTGGGAGTACGCGGCCCGGCTCGACCCGCGCGTGTCCGGGCCGGGGGACCGGACGCGGGCGCGGACCCCGCACCCCGTGCAGCGAGCCCTGGAGGCGCTCAGCCACTCCGCCTTCTTCGCCGGGGTCGGGGAGCGGCTGATGATCGGCGCGGCCCGGCAGGTCCGGCGCTACTTCACCGAACCGCAGACGCGCGCGGCGGTCCGGGAGCGGTTCGAGCGCGCCCTCGGCGACCGCACCGAGGTGGTCGTCGCGCACTCGCTCGGCTCGGTCGTCGCCTACGAGGCCCTGTGCGCCCGCCCCGACCGCCCCGACGTGACGCTGGTGACCCTGGGCTCCCCGCTCGGGGTGCGCAACCTGGTCTTCGACCGGCTCCTGCCGCCGCCGCACGCCGGGCGCGCCCGCTGGCCCGCCCCGGTGCGGCGGTGGGTGAACATCGCCGACCGGGGGGACCTCGTGGCGCTGGCCAAGGAGCTGGGGCCGCTGTTCGGGGACCGGGTCCGGGACGTGCCGATCCACAACGGGGCCAAGGCGCACGACGTACGGCCCTACCTGACGGCCCGTGAGAGCGGCGAGGCCATCGGCGCGGCGCTGGCCGGGCGGAGTTCCTGA
- a CDS encoding helix-turn-helix transcriptional regulator, producing MTTVAPESDLRRHELADFLRSRRERITPEQVGLARGRRRRTPGLRREEVAQLSAVGVTWYTWLEQAREIQVSPQVLDALARALLMDSSERTHLFALAGTTDPAPNTRCPNVTPALRAMLDQLDPIPACVQNSRYDILAYNSTYGRLLCDLDALPAEDLNCMWLAFTNADWRASLVDMPDVNRLLAAKFRASMAGHLAEPAWKTLLARLEAASPEFREIWARHEVVGAGGNTKYIRNAHVGLLRLEHTSLWLGPASGARLTTFVPQDEETRLRLERLRELSPAPAPAPA from the coding sequence ATGACCACTGTTGCCCCGGAGAGCGACCTGCGCCGGCACGAGCTGGCCGACTTCCTGCGCAGCCGCCGCGAGCGGATCACGCCCGAGCAGGTCGGGCTGGCGCGCGGCCGCCGCCGGCGCACCCCGGGGCTGCGCCGCGAGGAGGTCGCGCAGCTCTCCGCCGTCGGCGTCACCTGGTACACCTGGCTGGAACAGGCCCGCGAGATCCAGGTCTCCCCGCAGGTGCTGGACGCCCTGGCGCGGGCCCTGCTGATGGACTCCAGCGAGCGTACGCATCTCTTCGCGCTGGCCGGCACCACCGACCCCGCGCCGAACACCCGCTGCCCGAACGTGACCCCGGCGCTGCGCGCCATGCTCGACCAGCTGGACCCGATTCCGGCGTGCGTACAGAACAGCCGGTACGACATCCTGGCCTACAACAGCACCTACGGGCGGCTGCTGTGCGACCTCGACGCGCTGCCCGCCGAGGACCTCAACTGCATGTGGCTGGCCTTCACCAACGCGGACTGGCGGGCCTCCCTCGTGGACATGCCGGACGTGAACCGGCTGCTGGCGGCCAAGTTCCGGGCCTCCATGGCCGGGCACCTCGCGGAACCCGCCTGGAAGACGCTGCTGGCGCGGCTGGAGGCGGCCTCGCCGGAGTTCCGGGAGATCTGGGCCCGGCACGAGGTGGTGGGGGCGGGCGGCAACACCAAGTACATCCGCAACGCCCATGTGGGGCTGCTGCGCCTGGAGCACACCAGCCTGTGGCTGGGCCCGGCATCGGGCGCTCGGCTGACGACCTTCGTCCCGCAGGACGAGGAGACCCGACTGCGGCTCGAACGCCTCCGGGAGCTGTCCCCGGCCCCGGCCCCGGCCCCGGCCTGA
- a CDS encoding MFS transporter, translating into MLLGAALPLIDFFIVNVALPAIDADLAAGPAMLELVVGGYGVAYSVLLVLGGRIGDTVGRRRLFLIGMAAFGLTSLACGLAPTAWTLVGARVAQGAAAALMLPQVLATIQATTRGPRRARAMSLYGATAGLSMVAGQILGGVLVAADVAGSGWRSVFLVNVPVVVAGLVLAVRALPETRSDRPASVDVPGTLLLGLTLVSLLLPLTEGRATGWPLWTWVSLAVSPLAAVAFYLTERRADRLGRTPLVPPSLLRLVSLRRGLVMLVPFSIGFSGFMFVVAVALQQGLRMGPVAAGLALVPMALAFFAASLAGPRLVGRFGSRVVTAGGVLQALGIALVLVAVWRGWPDLRLAGLAPGVAVAGLGQGLQLPVLMRLMLSDVPADRAGVGSGVMVTTQQSALALGVATIGSLFLALAASLGMRDALAVTLLVQLGLIAVTVALSLRLPRVMR; encoded by the coding sequence GTGCTGCTGGGCGCGGCCCTCCCCCTGATCGACTTCTTCATCGTCAACGTGGCGCTGCCGGCCATCGACGCCGACCTCGCCGCCGGTCCGGCCATGCTGGAGCTGGTCGTCGGCGGCTACGGGGTCGCCTACTCGGTGCTCCTGGTGCTGGGCGGCCGGATCGGCGACACGGTCGGCCGGCGCCGGCTGTTCCTCATCGGCATGGCCGCCTTCGGGCTCACCTCCCTCGCCTGCGGCCTGGCGCCCACCGCCTGGACCCTCGTCGGCGCGCGGGTGGCCCAGGGAGCCGCGGCGGCGCTGATGCTGCCGCAGGTGCTCGCCACCATCCAGGCCACCACCCGGGGCCCGCGCCGGGCCCGTGCGATGAGCCTGTACGGAGCCACCGCGGGCCTGTCCATGGTCGCCGGGCAGATCCTCGGCGGGGTGCTGGTCGCCGCCGACGTGGCGGGCTCCGGCTGGCGTTCGGTGTTCCTCGTCAACGTCCCGGTGGTGGTGGCCGGGCTGGTGCTCGCCGTGCGGGCCCTCCCGGAGACCCGCTCGGACCGTCCGGCGTCGGTGGACGTCCCCGGCACACTGCTGCTCGGGCTGACGCTGGTGTCCCTGCTGCTGCCGCTCACCGAGGGCAGGGCGACCGGCTGGCCGCTGTGGACGTGGGTGTCGCTGGCCGTCTCCCCCCTCGCGGCCGTGGCCTTCTACCTGACCGAACGCCGCGCCGACCGGCTCGGGCGGACCCCGCTGGTGCCGCCGAGCCTGCTGCGGCTGGTGTCGTTGCGGCGCGGGCTGGTGATGCTGGTGCCGTTCTCCATCGGCTTCAGCGGCTTCATGTTCGTGGTCGCCGTCGCGCTCCAGCAGGGCCTGCGCATGGGTCCGGTGGCGGCGGGGCTCGCGCTGGTGCCGATGGCCCTGGCCTTCTTCGCCGCCTCGCTGGCCGGGCCCCGGCTGGTCGGCAGGTTCGGCAGCCGGGTCGTCACCGCCGGCGGGGTGCTCCAGGCCCTCGGCATCGCCCTGGTGCTGGTGGCCGTCTGGCGGGGCTGGCCGGACCTCCGTCTGGCCGGGCTGGCCCCGGGCGTCGCCGTCGCGGGCCTGGGCCAGGGCCTCCAGCTGCCGGTGCTGATGCGGCTGATGCTCTCGGACGTCCCGGCGGACCGGGCCGGGGTGGGCAGCGGGGTCATGGTCACCACGCAGCAGTCCGCGCTGGCCCTGGGCGTGGCGACCATCGGCAGCCTCTTCCTCGCGCTGGCCGCCTCGCTGGGGATGCGGGACGCCCTCGCCGTGACCCTGCTGGTCCAGCTGGGCCTGATCGCCGTGACGGTCGCCCTCAGCCTGCGCCTGCCGCGCGTGATGCGCTGA
- a CDS encoding HAD family phosphatase — protein sequence MISVIFDLDGTLVDSEPNYYESGRRTLERHGVPDFTWEQHSRFIGIGTLETLEVLKERYGLCAPVEQLLAEQNAAYLELARTRTEAFPEMRAFVERLHARGVPMAVASGSSREAIDAALEGTGLAALLTTVVSAEEVAHGKPAPDVFLEAARRLGVPPADCVVVEDAAPGALAAHAAGMGCVAVPYVAGTAGDPAFAAAGLLFEGGQREFSADTAEDWLFSLQAA from the coding sequence ATGATCTCCGTCATATTCGATCTCGACGGCACCCTCGTGGACAGCGAGCCGAACTACTACGAGTCGGGGCGCCGCACCCTGGAGCGGCACGGCGTCCCCGATTTCACGTGGGAGCAGCACTCCCGCTTCATCGGCATCGGCACCCTGGAGACCCTGGAGGTCCTCAAGGAGCGGTACGGCCTGTGCGCGCCGGTGGAACAGCTGCTGGCGGAGCAGAACGCCGCCTACCTGGAACTGGCCCGCACCCGTACGGAGGCCTTCCCGGAGATGCGTGCGTTCGTGGAGCGGCTGCACGCGCGGGGTGTCCCGATGGCGGTGGCCTCCGGCTCCTCGCGGGAGGCCATCGACGCCGCACTGGAGGGCACCGGACTGGCCGCGCTGCTGACCACGGTGGTCTCCGCCGAGGAGGTCGCGCACGGCAAGCCGGCCCCCGACGTGTTCCTGGAGGCGGCCCGCCGGCTCGGCGTCCCGCCCGCCGACTGCGTGGTCGTCGAGGACGCGGCGCCGGGCGCGCTGGCCGCGCACGCCGCCGGAATGGGCTGCGTGGCCGTCCCGTACGTGGCCGGTACGGCCGGCGATCCGGCCTTCGCCGCGGCGGGCCTGCTCTTCGAGGGCGGCCAGCGGGAGTTCAGCGCGGACACGGCGGAGGACTGGCTGTTCTCCCTCCAGGCCGCCTGA
- a CDS encoding Lrp/AsnC family transcriptional regulator, which translates to MAVDELDTRILRLLIEQPRTSVREYARILGVARGTLQARLDRLERTGVITGTGPVLSPAALGHPVLAFVHIEVTQGHLDEVGDALATVPEIIEAFSITGGGDLLTRVVARDAGHLEDVIQRLIRLPGVVRTRTEVALRERVAHRLLPLVESVGRAARTS; encoded by the coding sequence ATGGCGGTGGATGAGCTCGACACCCGGATCCTGCGCCTGCTGATCGAGCAGCCGCGCACCAGCGTCCGTGAGTACGCCCGGATCCTCGGTGTGGCCCGCGGCACCCTCCAGGCCCGGCTGGACCGGCTGGAACGCACCGGGGTGATCACCGGCACCGGGCCCGTGCTCTCCCCCGCCGCCCTGGGGCATCCGGTGCTGGCCTTCGTGCACATCGAGGTCACCCAGGGGCATCTGGACGAGGTCGGGGACGCCCTCGCGACCGTGCCGGAGATCATCGAGGCCTTCTCCATCACCGGTGGCGGGGACCTGCTGACGCGGGTGGTGGCCCGGGACGCCGGCCATCTCGAGGACGTGATCCAGCGGCTGATCCGGCTTCCCGGCGTGGTCCGCACGCGGACGGAGGTGGCCCTGCGCGAGCGGGTCGCGCACCGGCTGCTGCCGCTCGTGGAGTCCGTGGGACGGGCGGCTCGCACATCCTGA
- a CDS encoding histidine phosphatase family protein, translating into MSDLLLVRHGETAWSANGRHTGLTDVPLTARGVEEALSLAPYFRDRRPALVLTSPLSRAVATAELAGLSEGVPDPDLHEWDYGGYEGITTAEIKQTRPDWSLWTDGVPAGDAHHPGESAAQVGARADRVLARAGKVLRADGGDVVLVAHGHFLRVLTARYLGLDPQDGRLFLLRTGTVSVLSTEHGLPVVAGWNTRP; encoded by the coding sequence ATGAGCGATCTTCTGCTGGTGAGGCACGGGGAAACGGCGTGGAGCGCGAACGGGCGCCACACGGGACTGACCGACGTGCCGCTCACCGCCCGCGGCGTCGAGGAGGCCCTCTCCCTGGCCCCCTACTTCCGCGACCGGCGGCCCGCCCTGGTGCTGACCAGCCCGCTGAGCCGGGCCGTCGCCACCGCCGAACTCGCCGGGCTGAGCGAGGGCGTTCCCGACCCCGACCTCCACGAATGGGACTACGGCGGCTACGAGGGCATCACCACCGCCGAGATCAAGCAGACCCGGCCCGACTGGTCGCTGTGGACCGACGGGGTCCCGGCGGGCGACGCGCACCACCCCGGCGAGAGCGCCGCCCAGGTCGGCGCCCGCGCGGACCGGGTACTCGCCCGGGCCGGCAAGGTGCTGCGCGCGGACGGGGGCGATGTGGTGCTCGTCGCCCACGGCCACTTCCTGCGCGTCCTGACGGCCCGCTACCTCGGCCTGGACCCGCAGGACGGCCGGCTCTTCCTCCTGCGCACCGGCACGGTCAGCGTGCTGTCCACGGAGCACGGTCTGCCGGTCGTGGCGGGCTGGAACACCCGGCCCTGA